Proteins encoded by one window of Anas platyrhynchos isolate ZD024472 breed Pekin duck chromosome 14, IASCAAS_PekinDuck_T2T, whole genome shotgun sequence:
- the LOC101798824 gene encoding ovoinhibitor, whose product MTDWVLHHKVGPFDMTVRYIFPLLPVPFLSHTESDRAVVAQLLSAMKTTRLFVRVALALCCFLDTTFGIEVDCSQYSSGIGKDGTLWVACPRNLQPVCGTDGSTYSNECGICLHNREHRTNVEKDYDGECRPEHVTIDCSKFQRTAKGGGVLVACPRILKPVCGSDSFTYDNECGICAYNAEHHTNITKMHDGECKLDVVSIDCSKYPTRVAEDGRKLIACPRILNPVCGTDGFTYDNECGICAHNVEQRTHVSKKHSGKCKQEAPEVDCSQYPARTFSGGKRMVRCPRILLPVCGTDGFTYDNECGICAHNVQFGTDVRKSHDGRCKEKSVALDCSAYLRETPSGEAIAACPFILQEVCGSDGVTYSNDCALCAHNIEFGTSVAKKHDGRCVEEVPQLDCSKYPTSTLKDGRQLMACTMIYDPVCATNGVTYASECTLCSHNLEHRTNLGKRKNGRCEEDVTRDFCRGITEISPICTMEYMPHCGSDGITYSNKCTFCNAYLKSNRTLNLMSRSSC is encoded by the exons ATGACGGATTGGGTGTTACATCATAAGGTGGGACCATTTGACATGACAGTTCGCTATATATTCCCACTCCTGCCTGTGCCCTTCCTCTCCCACACTGAGAGCGATCGGGCTGTAGTGGCACAGCTGCTGTCTGCCATGAAGACCACCAGGCTCTTTGTGAGAGTGGCTCTagccctctgctgcttcttAG ATACTACCTTTGGAATTGAG GTTGATTGCAGCCAGTATTCCAGCGGCATCGGCAAGGATGGGACCCTCTGGGTGGCCTGCCCAAGGAACCTGCAGCCAGTCTGCGGCACCGATGGCTCCACATACAGCAACGAGTGTGGGATCTGCCTCCACAACAG GGAGCACAGGACAAACGTAGAGAAGGACTATGATGGAGAGTGCAGGCCAGAGCACGTTACG ATTGATTGCAGCAAATTCCAGCGAACTGCAAAAGGTGGTGGTGTTCTGGTAGCCTGCCCAAGGATTCTGAAACCAGTCTGTGGCTCAGATAGCTTCACTTATGACAACGAATGTGGGATCTGTGCCTATAACGC AGAACATCACACCAACATTACCAAAATGCATGATGGAGAATGCAAGCTGGATGTTGTCTCA ATTGACTGCAGTAAATACCCAACAAGAGTCGCTGAAGATGGCAGAAAATTAATAGCCTGTCCCAGGATCCTGAATCCAGTTTGCGGCACAGATGGCTTCACCTATGATAACGAGTGCGGGATCTGCGCCCACAACGT TGAGCAGAGGACCCATGTCAGCAAGAAGCACAGTGGAAAATGCAAGCAGGAGGCTCCTGAG GTCGACTGCAGTCAATACCCAGCAAGAACATTTAGTGGTGGTAAACGTATGGTGCGCTGCCCACGGATCCTGCTCCCAGTCTGCGGCACAGACGGATTTACTTATGACAACGAGTGTGGCATCTGTGCCCATAACGT GCAATTTGGGACTGACGTTAGGAAGAGCCACGATGGAAGATGCAAGGAGAAGAGCGTTGCA CTTGATTGCTCCGCATACCTGAGAGAGACCCCAAGCGGCGAAGCCATCGCAGCCTGCCCCTTCATCCTGCAGGAGGTCTGTGGTTCTGACGGTGTCACCTACAGCAACGACTGCGCACTGTGTGCCCACAACAT tgaatTTGGAACCAGCGTTGCCAAGAAGCATGATGGAAGGTGTGTAGAGGAAGTTCCTCAG CTTGACTGCAGCAAGTACCCAACTTCCACGCTGAAGGATGGCAGACAGCTGATGGCCTGCACCATGATCTACGATCCCGTCTGTGCTACCAACGGTGTCACTTATGCCAGCGAGTGCACACTGTGTTCCCACAACCT GGAGCATCGGACCAACCTTGGCAAAAGAAAGAATGGACGCTGTGAAGAGGATGTTACAAGA GATTTTTGCCGTGGCATCACAGAAATCTCTCCCATCTGCACCATGGAATACATGCCCCACTGCGGCTCTGATGGCATAACATACAGCAACAAATGCACTTTCTGCAATGCATACCT GAAGAGCAACAGGACTCTCAACCTCATGAGCAGGTCCTCATGCTAA